One Mesoplodon densirostris isolate mMesDen1 chromosome X, mMesDen1 primary haplotype, whole genome shotgun sequence genomic region harbors:
- the FAM133A gene encoding protein FAM133A, giving the protein MGKRDNRVAYMNPIAMARWRGPSQSAGPTIQDYLNRPRPTWEEVKKQLENKKKGSKALAEFEEKMNENWKKELEKSREKLLSGNESSTKKRERKRKKKKKSCQSSSSSTSSSDSSNSSSDSEDEEKKQGKKRKKKKNHLYKSSESSTCESESESKESVKKKKKSKDETEKEKYIRSLSKKRKKTCPEDKPLSLESSSESDYEEEVQAKKKRRHEEREKAMEKEKKKKKKQHKKHSKKKKKKSGSSHKS; this is encoded by the coding sequence ATGGGGAAGCGGGACAATCGGGTGGCCTATATGAATCCTATAGCAATGGCCAGATGGAGGGGCCCATCTCAATCTGCAGGCCCAACAATACAAGATTATCTGAATCGACCAAGGCCCACCTGGGAAGAAGTgaagaaacaattagaaaataaaaagaaaggctcCAAGGCATTAGctgaatttgaagaaaaaatgaatgagaattggaagaaggaactagaaaaaagcagagagaaattATTAAGTGGAAATGAGAGCTcaaccaaaaaaagagaaagaaagagaaagaaaaagaagaaatcttgtcAGTCTTCATCTTCTTCTACATCAAGCTCTGATTCTTCAAACAGTTCTTCAGATTCTGAGGATgaggaaaagaaacaaggaaaaaagagaaagaaaaagaagaaccatTTATACAAATCATCAGAAAGCTCTACATGTGAATCTGAATCAGAGAGCAAAGaatctgttaaaaagaaaaagaagtcaaaggatgaaacagaaaaagaaaagtatattagAAGTctcagcaaaaaaagaaagaagacttgtCCTGAGGATAAACCTTTATCATTGGAGTCCTCATCAGAATCAGATTATGAAGAGGAGGTACaagcaaaaaagaagagaagacatgaagagagagaaaaagcaatggaaaaagaaaagaagaagaagaagaaacagcacAAAAAACAtagtaagaagaagaaaaagaagtcaggtTCAAGCCACAAGTCCTGA